A stretch of DNA from Lysinibacillus sp. B2A1:
CAAGGCTTTCGTTTTTGTTGTTAGACGATTACGGTGATCCAATTTAATACCTGTTAGCCATTGTAAAAATGCAGTTACACCCATCTTTACTGTTTCTGGACGTAAGTCCCCTTCTTTTGGGTCTGCATAAACAAAGTCAATATGGCGAACGCCTTCATTTTCACCAATGAGCTTTAAAATATCAAATAATTCATACGCTGTTAATCCCCCCGGTGTTGCTGCCGGGACATCTGGTGCGAACGTAATATCTAACGCATCTAAATCTACAGATACATAAATGCGATCTACCTGATACATTAGCTGACGTAGCATTTCACGGATTGTTAGCTGGATGCCATCACGACGCATTTGCTTTAACGTAATCATATGAATTCCCTGTTCTTTTGCATAGTGAATCATTTCAGGCGAATTAAAAAAGCCATGTAATCCGACATTATAGATATGTCTCCCCTCTACAATACCTTCAGCTATCAGCTTCTGAATTGGGGAATCCATCGCTAAACCAATTTCCTCTTGATTACGAGCATCCAAATGTGTATCAATTTGGATAATGCCAATTCGTTCCTGTGGGAATGCATTTTTAATTCCTTTGATTGAACAACCTGTAATAGTATGATCTCCACCTAGAAGACAGGTAAAGCCTTTTGGATAAGCAGTACTTAAATTTTCTGCTGCTGCCTCGATAGCCGATTCAGAAAGCATCTTATCTGTCGCATAAATGGCTACATCACCAACATCTACGACTGCTAACGAACGTAAATCGACTTGCTCATCTAAATTATAGGATTGAAAACTTGGCCATACCCTTCGAAATGCCGTTGGATATTGGGCCTTTTTTGAAGGTTCACTTGCATACGATAATAAAGCTCCATATATGATAATATCTACATCATTTGGATGCGGATTGTCCTTTTGCTTAATCCATTGATGCATAGCTGAGCCCTTTTCCTGCTTCCATTGACAATCTGATTGAATAAACATATTAACCGACCACCTTTACACCATTTTTCCAAACTTTTT
This window harbors:
- a CDS encoding formimidoylglutamase, coding for MFIQSDCQWKQEKGSAMHQWIKQKDNPHPNDVDIIIYGALLSYASEPSKKAQYPTAFRRVWPSFQSYNLDEQVDLRSLAVVDVGDVAIYATDKMLSESAIEAAAENLSTAYPKGFTCLLGGDHTITGCSIKGIKNAFPQERIGIIQIDTHLDARNQEEIGLAMDSPIQKLIAEGIVEGRHIYNVGLHGFFNSPEMIHYAKEQGIHMITLKQMRRDGIQLTIREMLRQLMYQVDRIYVSVDLDALDITFAPDVPAATPGGLTAYELFDILKLIGENEGVRHIDFVYADPKEGDLRPETVKMGVTAFLQWLTGIKLDHRNRLTTKTKALIR